The Podospora bellae-mahoneyi strain CBS 112042 chromosome 7, whole genome shotgun sequence genome includes a window with the following:
- a CDS encoding hypothetical protein (EggNog:ENOG503NZCX; COG:G; COG:M), producing the protein MSTKNIITVFGATGAQGGSVADIFLQDPKLKSSWSVRAVTRDTTKESAKKLQQKGAEVVAADLNDKSTLIKAMEGASAVYAVTNYWEKCDMNLEIQQGKNLVDAAKETGVQHFIWSSLLNITKLSNGKLPNVYHFDSKALVEDYAREVGLPATFFLAGAYMSNLPGGMFRRDPQADNAWILSLPVSDQAVQPLFDAAADTGKFIKAAVLNRDKVLGKRLLGATSYLTNAQIVEGFKKVFPEVGKTASYKQIPDKAFYEALTKYQGAPDFVAQEMLENMHLFEQFGYYGGESLDETHALLEDKLTTWEEFVAKTSKWGEELK; encoded by the exons ATGTCCACcaaaaacatcatcaccgtctTTGGTGCCACTGGCGCCCAAGGTGGCTCTGTGGCAGACATTTTTCTTCAAGATCCGAAACTCAAGTCAAGCTGGAGTGTTAGGGCCGTCACCCGCGACACAACCAAGGAGTCAGCCAAAAAGCTTCAGCAGAAAGGTGCCGAAGTCGTTGCT GCCGACCTCAATGATAAGTCCACTTTGATCAAAGCCATGGAGGGGGCCTCGGCTGTATACGCAGTCACCAACTATTGGGAGAAGTGTGACATGAATCTGGAAATTCAGCAAGGAAAGAACCTTGTCGATGCTGCCAAAGAGACTGGCGTCCAGCATTTCATCTGGAGCTCGCTTCTCAACATCACGAAAT TGAGTAATGGAAAGTTGCCGAATGTGTACCACTTTGACAGCAAGGCTCTGGTGGAGGATTACGCCCGTGAGGTTGGCCTCCCAGCCACCTTCTTTCTTGCAGGAGCCTACATGTCGAACCTTCCTGGTGGCATGTTCCGCCGCGATCCGCAGGCCGATAATGCCTGGATCTTGAGCCTGCCTGTTTCCGACCAAGCTGTTCAGCCCCTGTTCGACGCAGCCGCTGACACCGGGAAGTTCATCAAGGCAGCTGTACTGAATCGTGACAAGGTTCTCGGCAAGCGTCTCCTTGGTGCCACCAGCTATCTTACCAATGCCCAGATTGTCGAGGGCTTCAAGAAGGTCTTCCCCGAGGTGGGAAAGACAGCAAGCTACAAACAGATCCCCGACAAGGCCTTTTACGAGGCTCTTACCAAGTACCAGGGTGCACCCGACTTTGTCGCACAAGAGATGCTGGAAAACATGCATTTATTCGAGCAGTTTGGCTACTATGGTGGAGAAAGTCTTGACGAGACACATGCGCTTCTGGAGGACAAGTTGACGACttgggaggagtttgtggCAAAGACATCAAAGTGGGGAGAGGAGCTGAAGTGA
- a CDS encoding hypothetical protein (EggNog:ENOG503NUBW; COG:C): MSGNSTTIPTRPLGPGGPEIPILGLGLMGLSSFYGTPPSDDERLAFLDRAHAIGCTHWDSAALYGDSEVLLGKWFEKTGKRKDIFLATKFGNRVLPDGTREFCNEPEYIREAVKESLRKLKTDYIDLLYCHRISGKTPIEDVIETMKEFVESGQVRHIGLSECGADTLIRASKIHPIRAYQIEYSPFTRDIEFPDLNLAKTCRDLKIPIVAYSPLGRGMLTGKYSSADDFEQGDFRRAVPRFSAENFPKNMELVEKIKQIAAKKGCTPGQLTLAWMMKQDLVFPIPGTKKIAYLEENWGANSVYETLTKEEEREVREAIDKAEVYGTRYPAAAMGALVKDTPPRS; this comes from the exons ATGTCCGGAAATAGCACCACCATTCCCACTCGTCCCTTGGGCCCTGGTGGCCCAGAGATTCCAATtctagggttagggttgatgGGCCTGAGTT CATTCTATGGAACCCCACCTTCTGACGATGAGCGTCTCGCTTTTCTCGACCGCGCTCATGCGATCGGATGTACACACTGGGACTCGGCCGCTCTGTATGGAGACAGCGAGGTCCTGCTTGGGAAATGGTTTGAAAAGACTGGGAAGAGAAAAGAC ATTTTCCTAGCCACCAAGTTCGGCAACAGAGTGCTGCCGGATGGCACGAGAGAATTCTGCAATGAGCCCGAGTACATCAGGGAAGCAGTGAAGGAGAGCTTGAGAAAGTTGAAGACAGACTACATCGATCTGCTGTACTG CCACCGCATCAGCGGCAAAACCCCGATCGAAGATGTCATTGAGACCATGAAGGAATTTGTCGA ATCTGGTCAAGTCCGCCACATTGGCCTCTCGGAATGCGGTGCCGACACACTCATCCGCGCAAGCAAGATTCATCCCATCAGGGCTTACCAGATCGAATATTCCCCTTTCACAAGAGATATTGAGTTCCCCGACCTCAACCTAGCCAAAACCTGCCGCGACCTCAAGATCCCCATCGTTGCCTACTCTCCGTTGGGCCGAGGCATGCTCACGGGTAAGTATTCCTCGGCGGACGACTTTGAGCAGGGTGACTTCCGCCGGGCAGTTCCTCGCTTCTCGGCCGAGAACTTCCCCAAGAACatggagttggtggagaagaTCAAACAGATTGCAGCCAAGAAGGGGTGTACGCCCGGTCAACTGACTCTGGCATGGATGATGAAGCAAGACCTCGTCTTCCCTATTCCGGGAACAAAAAAGATTGCATATCTGGAGGAGAATTGGGGAGCCAACTCAGTCTATGAGACGCttaccaaggaggaggagagggaggtgagagaGGCGATCGATAAAGCTGAAGTGTATGGCACCAGATATCCTGCGGCGGCGATGGGTGCTTTGGTAAAGGACACGCCACCCCGTTCCTAG
- the MRPL10 gene encoding YmL10 (EggNog:ENOG503NVSV; BUSCO:EOG09264A2D; COG:J): MPPRLPFVQAAQCCRRALEVPPKQPSLVSLFAALSVQTRSASILASLSDNKGAYHKRIRRGRGASSGYGKTAGRGMKGTKARNKVNPWFQGGQTPLIFKHGQKGFVNHRAPVMAELNLDRLQCWIDAGRLDPTKTITPRELVRSGLVGIKDGIKLLARGKNEIRTPINIVVSRASASAILAVEAAGGKITTRYYTKAAIKNLVSGKSVHTDKPLPVGPEHVESVLQQARTSRKHFYRLPDPTSRWDIEYYRDPAHRGYLSHTLKTGESPSLYFKVPGEKALVGKKSKKSADASEERLF, encoded by the exons ATGCCCCCCAGATTACCGTTTGTGCAGGCGGCGCAATGCTGCAGAAGGGCCCTCGAGGTGCCGCCAAAGCAGCCATCTCTCGTCTCCCTCTTCGCCGCGCTGTCTGTGCAGACCAGGAGCGCCTCGATTCTCGCCAGCCTCTCTGACAACAAAGGTGCCTACCACAAGCGTATCCGCAGAGGTCGTGGTGCCTCGTCCGGCTATGGCAAGACGGCCGGTCGTGGTATGAAGGGCACAAAGGCCCGCAACAAGGTCAACCCGTGGTTTCAGGGTGGTCAGACCCCCCTCATCTTCAAGCATGGTCAGAAGGGCTTTGTCAACCA CCGCGCGCCGGTAATGGCCGAACTTAACCTCGACCGACTGCAATGCTGGATCGACGCTGGCCGCCTGGATCCCACCAAGACGATCACCCCCCGCGAACTTGTGAGGTCTGGACTGGTTGGAATCAAGGATGGGATCAAGCTTCTCGCCCGTGGAAAGAATGAGATCAGGACACCGATCAACATTGTCGTCTCCCGAGCATCGGCCTCTGCCATCCTGGCTGTCGAGGCCGCTGGCGGCAAGATCACGACGAGATACTACACAAAGGCGGCCATCAAGAACCTGGTTTCCGGAAAGAGCGTCCACACCGACAAGCCCCTTCCGGTCGGACCCGAGCATGTTGAAAGTGTGTTGCAACAGGCGAGGACGAGCAGGAAGCACTTTTACCGGTTGCCAGACCCGACGAGCAGATGGGATATCGAGTACTACCGGGATCCTGCACACAGAGGGTATCTGAGCCACACGTTGAAGACCGGCGAGTCGCCCAGTTTGTACTTCAAGGTGCCTGGGGAGAAGGCCCTTGTGGGCAAGAAGTCGAAGAAGTCGGCCGACGCGAGCGAGGAGAGGCTCTTTTAG
- the DCN1 gene encoding Scaffold-type E3 ligase (EggNog:ENOG503P262; COG:S), with amino-acid sequence MGTSRRHEGNSGRSVLRTLFASCFHKRPGQPPPKAPPSEGATETDSGDSSLHSLPVPTINSNPKPAPQLSIREAPPNTIKPPDIIMPKAPKKSKSATKKAAPDLSAKGAKSKSKDRSPLKYFSAHDGASSAKQQEADARKKQLEAIFDDFETDEDKNDNHDSGDPALGADSSMRYLEAVGANPADYSLLVVCEIVKAMTIGEITKEGFVEGWSEVIETLDASVKPDLATQKRYVQSRMKQVSHDPAYYKKLYQYAFVVGKTNKAMAMDTACAMWEMLFDAGIGHEWKTANVNWLESWSEYLQEKFYVPPPNPDAAEEGKWTRTVSKDLWNQTLVFVNKTLEDESLGFWSEEQAWPGIIDDFVVWCREKGIVAPKAKDDMDVDE; translated from the exons ATGGGCACTAGCCGCAGGCACGAAGGCAACAGCGGGCGCAGTGTGCTCCGCACCCTGTTTGCCTCGTGCTTTCACAAACGACCAGGgcaacctccaccaaaggCGCCGCCTAGTGAGGGAGCGACCGAGACTGACAGCGGCGACTCATCACTGCATTCTCTCCCGGTCCCTACTATTAATTCCAATCCAAAACCTGCACCACAGCTCTCCATTAGAGAAGCcccacccaacaccatcaagccTCCAGACATCATCATGCCCAAGGCACCGAAAAAGTCAAAGTCTGCCACCAAGAAGGCCGCCCCCGATCTGTCGGCCAAGGGGGCAAAGTCCAAGTCGAAGGACAGGTCGCCACTCAA ATACTTTTCTGCCCATGATGGAGCTTCGAGTGCGAAGCAGCAGGAGGCAGACGCGCGAAAGAAGCAGTTAGAAGCCATCTTTGATGATTTCGAGACTG ACGAGGACAAGAATGACAACCACGATAGCGGGGACCCGGCCCTGGGGGCAGATTCATCCATGCGCTACCTCGAGGCTGTGGGCGCCAACCCTGCCGATTACAGCCTGCTTGTGGTGTGTGAAATCGTCAAGGCCATGACCATTGGAGAAATCACCAAGGAAGGCTTTGTGGAGGGCTGGAGCGAGGTCATCGAAACTCTCGACGCCAGCGTCAAACCCGACCTGGCAACCCAAAAACGCTATGTCCAATCTCGGATGAAGCAGGTCTCCCACGACCCAGCCTATTACAAGAAGCTGTACCAGTACGCCTTTGTTGTTGGGAAAACTAACAAGGCCATGGCCATGGACACGGCTTGCGCTATGTGGGAGATGCTTTTCGACGCCGGCATTGGGCACGAGTGGAAGACTGCCAATGTCAACTGGTTGGAGTCGTGGTCAGAGTACCTGCAGGAGAAGTTTTACGTTCCGCCACCAAATCCCGACGCggctgaagaaggaaagTGGACACGCACCGTGAGCAAGGACTTGTGGAACCAGACATTGGTGTTCGTCAACAAGACGCTCGAGGATGAGTCCCTTGGTTTCTGGTCCGAGGAGCAAGCTTGGCCAGGCATCATCGACGACTTTGTGGTCTGGTGCCGGGAGAAGGGGATTGTGGctcccaaggccaaggacgaCATGGACGTGGACGAGTAG
- the MVP1 gene encoding Sorting nexin mvp1 (EggNog:ENOG503NWJE; COG:U) has translation MSLFGSSLPEAASSGTGPSHVANSKSSLFEDESPMTKSTSTALFADDDAGSDSSPWDLPTPRKHHTRADLIRNLLASSDVPDSYVEVFDVVSREDGSGGRITSGGVARTLAAAKLGADAQARIMGIVVPPGGGSEGISLERGEFNVLLALIGLAQEGETVSLDGVDERRRSLPQPKLHGLVDTTPALPHLAELGAKPPQRPVSPPLPASAHKPLPSTRQHRTIRKASMDYPEDPWNTPDVHKNHNHGPEPPRSNGSDVPGTASVENGSGLFSTSPQATMPGRTTSTFTTSAPPSASGPVGESAGTWGFFDGNPSSAGGFSSQGAIPTVPFAVNEGAREPAIVQPVGPTPSRTIGGGRAGSAVEENIMVTLMPEKEGMFLFQHHNYEVSSTRRTSKVIRRYSDFVWLLDCLHKRYPFRVLPLLPPKRVAVNGNHLSNDGAFIEKRRRGLARFLNALVRHPVLSQEQMVIMFLTVPTELSVWRKQATISIQDEFAGRALPPGLEDSLPQTLEELFSRTRAGVKRSAELYITVCNIMDRLVKRSEGVAADHARVALTLTSLTEASADTYATDTNEIPLLNDGLQAMSRHLRTAQGLLEDEARAWDEGVLEDLKRQRDALVSLRDLFDRRERLDKDNIPQLERRIATNETRLAALRTKPEGMVKPGEMEKVVEAIIKDKESIVNQHNRSVFVKECIRDELLFFQQTQYNVSRWNQDWAQERVKYSEMLADNWRRLIDELEGMPLGD, from the exons ATGTCTCTTTTTGGAAGCTCTCTGCCAGAAGCTGCCTCGTCAGGCACCGGGCCGAGCCATGTCGCAAACAGCAAATCATCGCTCTTTGAGGACGAGTCGCCCATGACTAAATCAACATCAACGGCTCTCTTCGCGGACGATGATGCTGGGTCGGACTCGTCGCCGTGGGACCTGCCGACGCCCCGCAAGCACCACACTCGTGCCGATCTGATCCGCAACCTGCTGGCTTCATCGGATGTGCCCGACAGCTACGTCGAGGTGTTCGACGTCGTGTCCCGCGAGGATGGCAGCGGAGGCCGCATCACGTCTGGTGGCGTCGCGAGAACATTAGCGGCTGCTAAGCTAGGTGCAGATGCCCAGGCACGCATAATGGGGATTGTGGTTCctcccggcggcggcagcgaggGCATCTCGCTGGAACGGGGCGAGTTCAATGTTCTGCTGGCCTTGATTGGTCTGGCCCAGGAAGGCGAGACGGTTAGCCTGGATGGTGTGGATGAGCGCCGCCGAA GTCTACCCCAGCCCAAGCTCCACGGCCTCGTCGACACCACACCAGCCCTGCCCCATCTTGCCGAACTGGGTGCCAAACCGCCTCAGCGACCAGTGTCACCACCTCTTCCTGCGTCGGCCCACAAGCCGCTTCCTTCGACCCGCCAGCATCGCACCATTAGGAAGGCGTCCATGGACTACCCAGAAGATCCGTGGAACACGCCCGACGTGCATAAGAACCATAACCACGGCCCCGAACCCCCGCGATCCAACGGCAGCGATGTCCCCGGTACGGCATCCGTTGAGAACGGGAGCGGCTTGTTCAGCACAAGCCCACAGGCTACGATGCCGGGCCGCACAACGTCTACCTTCACCACCAGTGCACCTCCGTCCGCTTCGGGACCAGTAGGAGAGTCGGCAGGCACCTGGGGATTTTTTGATGGGAACCCGTCATCGGCCGGTGGTTTCAGCAGTCAGGGTGCCATTCCCACTGTTCCCTTTGCCGTCAACGAAGGGGCGCGTGAGCCTGCGATTGTTCAGCCCGTGGGCCCGACTCCTAGCAGGACCATTGGAGGCGGGCGAGCAGGCTCAGCTGTGGAAGAAAATATAATGGTTACCTTGATGcccgagaaggagggcatGTTTCTGTTTCAGCACCACAACTACGAGGTATCCAGCACAAGACGAACCAGCAAGGTGATTCGACGGTATAGCGATTTTGTGTGGCTGTTGGACTGTCTGCACAAGCGATATCCCTTCCGAGTGCTGCCGCTTTTACCTCCGAAGCGGGTTGCAG TCAACGGAAACCATCTGTCCAACGACGGGGCTTTTATTGAGAAGAGACGCCGCGGTCTGGCTAGGTTCCTCAACGCGCTTGTTCGGCATCCAGTCCTGAGCCAGGAGCAGATGGTCATCATGTTCTTAACCGTCCCCACC GAACTGTCGGTTTGGCGGAAGCAAGCTACGATCTCCATACAGGATGAGTTTGCCGGCCGCGCTTTGCCTCCAGGGCTCGAAGATTCCCTCCCACAGACGCTGGAGGAACTCTTTAGTCGCACTCGTGCTGGCGTAAAACGGAGCGCTGAATTATACATTACGGTTTGCAACATCATGGACCGGCTTGTCAAGCGCTCCGAGGGCGTCGCCGCTGACCATGCCCGGGTTGCGCTGACCCTCACGTCCTTGACTGAGGCCAGTGCCGACACATATGCCACCGACACCAACGAAATTCCCCTGCTGAATGACGGCCTCCAAGCAATGAGTCGTCATCTGCGCACGGCCCAGGGTTTGCTGGAGGACGAAGCTCGTGCATGGGACGAAGGTGTGTTGGAGGACCTCAAGCGCCAGAGAGACGCGCTGGTCAGTTTGCGAGATCTTTTTGATCGTAGGGAAAGACTCGACAAGGACAATATCCCTCAGCTGGAGCGCCGCATTGCCACAAACGAGACACGGCTTGCTGCTCTGCGCACCAAGCCAGAAGGGATGGTCAAGCCGGGcgagatggaaaaggtggtggaagccATCATCAAG GACAAGGAGTCGATCGTCAACCAGCACAATCGGTCCGTTTTTGTGAAGGAATGCATCCGCGACGAGTTGCTCTTTTTCCAGCAAACCCAGTACAACGTCTCGCGGTGGAACCAAGATTGGGCACAGGAGCGCGTCAAGTACTCGGAGATGCTGGCAGACAACTGGCGCCGGCTTATTGATGAACTTGAGGGCATGCCACTCGGCGATTAG
- a CDS encoding hypothetical protein (EggNog:ENOG503NZSE; COG:S): MKFTCLGVASVASLVVFPFRASAHPLDVHSAQVSRGWTGVKEPCKEIQENVAKWMKDNDIVPKNLDGVFRLLQPPVPPSPIRPSLAFACLKSIPLYADVAKSHVDYLAPLVEWQSTVDYMRNPPKGYLSEAVDLTQGLKDISDNLQGKKQIYSKMFDFLADLHTLLSTRVRDGHFNARSLLLELFTFERSAQFVSISQDGLELPSIYLRDDIKHTGDGYTPSPVVSINGVPAIDFFLKSSIQSSGSHDPDARFNTLFPSVSKDANLNHIENNDIYILGLEDATNVKLQNGTVLRFDNTAHVRANFSDIDSGTSLYNAYGQGNGTTPSTWAQIAYDWADKNWTAPRNGFPTPFSTTPSESLRTFLLPEVAFEDTAVLALNSFAETQSPYDPLALLSFPARVNNATKDFITAARASNRTKLILDLQGNGGGLTDYITIVYLHLFPVSNPAAPYNWPLLHQVRAHPQLQWIGTELEKLQSNNTALTAPLRSLLNLYLTPNGTRWSSFQEFFGPVVDSKGNSFTNHSLINVTINAFESFPFPPVSPAPPFRPEDMVIVTDGECASACAIFTSILAHIHGVKTIALGGRPLNQPMQAIGQVKGGPVYSFQGFVSPDPRNASTPLPPGVKLPVNGKPPLRIPVGLPTAAREIGGANVGYNLGNMFPYDLEKGEVIGDREVPLQMRYQAAHCRLFFTWEMARNITAIWKAAREVAWGDGKCVRGSSTGRDGRIGNTTLPYSKAVEDKYKLGKGPGSVKR; this comes from the exons ATGAAGTTCACTTGTCTTGGAGTGGCATCGGTTGCCTCGCTGGTTGTCTTTCCGTTTCGAGCCTCCGCCCACCCCCTCGATGTCCACAGCGCGCAAGTCTCTCGCGGATGGACAGGTGTAAAGGAGCCATGCAAAGAGATCCAGGAAAATGTCGCAAAGTGGATGAAAGACAATGATATCG TTCCTAAAAACCTAGACGGGGTTTTCCGACTGCTTCAACCACCCGTCCCGCCTTCTCCTATACGGCCGTCTCTTGCCTTTGCGTGCCTTAAATCTATCCCTCTTTATGCAGATGTGGCAAAGAGCCATGTTGACTATCTTGCTCCTCTCGTCGAATGGCAAAGCACAGTGGACTACATGCGTAATCCCCCCAAG GGCTATCTATCCGAGGCTGTTGATTTGACTCAAGGACTCAAGGACATCTCGGACAATCTTCAAGGCAAAAAGCAAATATATTCCAAAATGTTCGACTTTTTAGCGGATCTGCATACTCTCCTTAGCACCCGTGTTAGGGATGGCCACTTTAACGCCAGGTCATTGCTGTTGGAGTTGTTTACGTTTGAGAGATCTGCCCAGTTCGTTTCGATATCTCAGGATGGTCTCGAACTACCAAGCATATATCTCCGTG ACGACATCAAGCACACCGGTGATGGGTATACCCCTTCTCCAGTCGTATCTATCAACGGCGTCCCCGCTATCGACTTCTTCCTCAAATCATCCATCCAAAGCAGTGGCAGCCACGATCCGGATGCTCGGTTCAACACTTTGTTCCCAAGTGTTTCCAAAGACGCCAATTTGAACCACATAGAGAACAATGATATCTATATTCTCGGTCTTGAAGATGCCACAAATGTAAAGCTCCAGAATGGCACCGTTCTTCGCTTTGACAACACAGCTCATGTGCGCGCAAATTTCTCCGATATCGATTCTGGAACAAGTTTATACAACGCCTATGGCCAGGGGAATGGGACGACTCCCAGCACTTGGGCGCAGATAGCCTACGACTGGGCGGACAAGAATTGGACTGCTCCCCGTAATGGGTTTCCGACCCCTTTCAGCACAACACCAAGCGAGTCGTTGCGAACATTCTTGCTGCCAGAAGTTGCTTTTGAGGATACTGCAGTGCTTGCCCTCAACAGCTTTGCGGAAACGCAGAGCCCTTACGACCCTTTGGCCTTGCTCTCCTTCCCTGCAAGGGTCAACAACGCTACCAAAGACTTTATCACGGCAGCCAGAGCTTCGAATCGTACAAAGCTCATTCTGGACCTGCAGGGGAATGGCGGTGGGCTCACCGACTACATTACCATCGTCTACCTTCATCTCTTTCCTGTCTCCAACCCAGCCGCGCCATACAACTGGCCCCTTTTGCATCAAGTTCGAGCCCACCCTCAACTCCAGTGGATAGGGACCGAGCTAGAAAAGCTTCAGTCCAATAATACTGCACTCACCGCACCTCTCCGCAGCCTCTTGAACCTATACCTGACGCCCAATGGCACTCGATGGTCCTCCTTCCAAGAGTTCTTCGGCCCGGTTGTCGACTCAAAAGGTAACAGCTTCACCAACCACTCTCTTATCAACGTAACCATCAACGCGTTTGAGTCTTTTCCCTTCCCACCCGTCTCCCCTGCGCCGCCCTTCCGTCCTGAGGACATGGTCATCGTCACAGACGGCGAGTGCGCATCTGCCTgcgccatcttcacctcgaTCCTCGCACACATCCACGGCGTCAAAACCATCGCCCTCGGCGGCCGTCCTCTGAACCAGCCCATGCAGGCCATCGGTCAAGTCAAAGGCGGACCGGTGTACAGCTTCCAAGGCTTCGTCAGTCCCGACCCGAGAAACGCCTCCACCCCTCTGCCTCCTGGAGTCAAGCTTCCGGTCAACGGAAAGCCGCCTCTCCGGATTCCGGTCGGCCTCCCGACTGCGGCGAGAGAAATTGGCGGGGCGAACGTGGGATACAATCTGGGGAACATGTTCCCGTATGATCtcgagaagggggaggttatTGGGGACAGGGAGGTGCCGCTGCAGATGAGGTATCAGGCGGCGCATTGCAGGCTGTTTTTTAcgtgggagatggcgagaAACATCACTGCCATTTGGAAAGCTGCGAGGGAAGTTGCTTGGGGGGATGGAAAGTGCGTGAGAGGAAGCAGCACGGGGCGAGATGGAAGGATTGGAAATACAACCTTGCCGTATAGCAAGGCGGTGGAAGACAAGTACAAGTTGGGGAAGGGGCCGGGAAGTGTAAAGAGATAG
- a CDS encoding hypothetical protein (EggNog:ENOG503P13P; COG:S), whose translation MIYPRLTTHVRQTEPTPYYLFDMAPKSEMAFSTARIAIGGGRDGVAGEPRSPVRVFAEGATSRADMQHDDFPEVVSSTPGAESECQLQRCVLPKSDRTIRLSWPRLGDKRRAMVGQSPTPRSRSSTSTRKQAHKISQTTRIVHVSQKDLELHYYLNASVGKGHSQPTLEPPLAWNPSVIKAQDEDLLQYFQKSASKSLAIFGHDSFELGNALIRIALANTSASATAVFQCLLAFSALHRDDVHSHAFELKITALQALGAASSIAPIGATDAIQHVAAGMLLCSFEAHKSSCTSGEWIIYLENAKKVIHTVGLDKIEGNTDLAMILDWVYYHDVLARFSLQHWQKQTAASTGSQRFFTKPFNVQSLATGLIKLLSEVCDAFSARPATAFNGKKSTKETEDYKRFLQILDWRIRSLPLSTPGTTVSSPEERDSLLLLELYRLALLIYLNRASNNLINQSFRTEKHIAQAFSILPKLKSCDRQFPVFILGCEARNDEYRAVILDLIARAEKEESSRSFNHVKLLLQAIWAQDDLAEGEVDYWEKISHVISCCRITPSFV comes from the exons ATGATTTATCCCCGGCTCACCACTCACGTCCGACAGACTGAGCCAACACCTTATTACTTGTTTGACATGGCACCCAAGTCCGAGATGGCGTTTTCAACGGCAAGGATAGCGATCGGTGGTGGGCGAGATGGTGTTGCAGGTGAGCCCAGAAGTCCGGTCCGTGTGTTTGCAGAAGGAGCAACATCGAGAGCTGACATGCAACACGACGACTTTCCAGAAGTTGTCAGTTCCACTCCAGGCGCAGAATCGGAGTGCCAACTACAACGATGTGTCTTGCCCAAATCTGACCGCACCATTCGGCTATCATGGCCTCGTCTAGGCGACAAAAGACGAGCCATGGTGGGTCAGTCTCCAACACCGCGGTCACGGTCTTCAACCAGCACGAGGAAGCAAGCACACAAGATTTCTCAAACTACAAGGATCGTTCATGTTTCCCAGAAAGATCTTGAACTGCACTACTACCTGAACGCCTCTGTGGGAAAAGGGCATTCTCAGCCAACCCTTGAGCCACCCCTCGCATGGAATCCATCTGTAATCAAGGCTCAAGACGAAGACCTCCTTCAGTATTTTCAAAAGTCGGCCTCAAAGTCGCTGGCAATATTTGGCCACGACAGCTTCGAACTGGGGAACGCCCTCATTCGGATTGCCTTGGCAAATACTTCGGCATCAGCTACCGCAGTTTTCCAGTGCCTTCTTGCGTTTTCCGCCTTACATCGGGATGATGTCCATTCACACGCGTTTGAGCTCAAAATCACGGCACTTCAGGCATTGGGGGCTGCATCGTCCATCGCTCCTATTGGTGCAACCGACGCAATCCAGCATGTGGCTGCAGGAATGCTCTTGTGTTCTTTTGAGGCGCACAAGTCCTCTTGCACTTCGGGTGAATGGATCATTTACCTGGAGAACGCTAAGAAGGTCATCCACACTGTCGGATTGGATAAAATAGAAGGAAACACAGACCTGGCCATGATTCTTGACTGGGTATACTACCATGATGTGCTGGCGCGTTTCAGTCTTCAACACTGGCAGAAACAGACTGCTGCAAGCACAGGATCGCAAAGATTCTTTACCAAG CCCTTCAATGTTCAGTCTTTGGCTACAGGTCTCATCAAGCTTCTATCTGAAGTCTGTGATGCATTTTCAGCACGCCCTGCGACTGCATTCAACGGGAAGAAGTCGACCAAAGAGACGGAAGACTACAAAAGATTTCTCCAGATTCTTGATTGGAGAATTCGTAGTCTTCCCCTATCCACTCCAGGGACAACTGTTTCCAGTCCAGAAGAAAGGGACTCACTGCTACTACTGGAACTCTACCGATTGGCACTCCTTATATATCTCAATCGAGCGTCCAACAACCTAATCAATCAGTCCTTCAGAACCGAAAAGCACATTGCCCAAGCATTTTCAATTTTGCCCAAACTTAAGTCTTGTGATAGACAGTTCCCCGTCTTTATCCTCGGATGCGAGGCAAGAAACGACGAATACAGAGCAGTGATTCTTGACCTCATCGCAAGGGCAGAAAAGGAGGAATCGTCGAGGTCGTTCAATCACGTTAAGCTGCTTCTGCAAGCTATCTGGGCACAGGATGATttggctgagggggaggtggactACTGGGAGAAAATCAGCCATGTCATCAGCTGCTGTCGGATAACACCTTCTTTTGTATAG